Proteins encoded by one window of Mobula hypostoma chromosome 21, sMobHyp1.1, whole genome shotgun sequence:
- the ptges gene encoding prostaglandin E synthase, translating to MDRAVFSWFSFYSTLLILKMYSVAVITGQLRLRRKAFANPEDALRHGGLDFHRTDPDVERAQRMHRNDMENIFPFLFLGAVYSLMEPNLYVAHIHFLVFFVARLVHSIAYLYALKAPTRSLAYSIGQIPCVSIALQILVNIVAHW from the exons ATGGACCGTGCCGTATTCTCGTGGTTCTCCTTCTACAGCACCCTTCTCATCCTGAAGATGTATTCTGTGGCTGTCATCACCGGACAGCTGCGTCTCCGCCGCAAG GCCTTTGCCAACCCCGAAGATGCACTGAGGCACGGCGGTTTGGATTTTCATCGAACTGATCCTGATGTTGAGCGGGCCCAAAG AATGCATCGCAATGATATGGAAAACATCTTTCCTTTCTTGTTCCTTGGTGCTGTCTACTCGCTGATGGAGCCCAACCTCTACGTTGCCCACATCCATTTTCTGGTCTTCTTTGTGGCTCGTTTGGTCCATAGCATTGCCTACCTGTATGCTTTGAAAGCTCCGACCCGTTCACTAGCTTACAGCATTGGACAAATTCCCTGCGTATCCATTGCTCTGCAGATCCTTGTCAACATCGTAGCCCATTGGTAG